In the genome of Palaemon carinicauda isolate YSFRI2023 chromosome 15, ASM3689809v2, whole genome shotgun sequence, one region contains:
- the LOC137654710 gene encoding uncharacterized protein yields MHIADREEEDLKKSTMLADHFFLIHKTHKGTEMFVKQGKATGFSGERKGVNYCSYCKQQGHDINECKNPTCKKSKFFGSQLSDPDAGKYKDSKFSVKGKGTMHCSTPESDALFANYISEGTVTIPNGIPVKVRILRDTGSTQSMVLHSAVPTISLLDEKVLVRDLSNTNSLPLAELNLNCEFVSGKVKIAVINTPFPVHNVQVLLGNDLAGQLTLPNLILYNQPLDNNSNDLDIFEHIIEESNFISDLGEHDIEEVETEVDTDRCDPIENFVGVVTRAKAKQAVNEGVPDIVKTNIPYTNSELINLQRADTTLTNALKQASTKEGKVPGYYFDKGVLFRLYRPRKLSSNDTWANKEQLVVPLTLRKNILSVAHQADSHLGVSKTYKRIANDFFWPGMKQDVFQFVKECHVCQVVGKPNKVIPKAPLVPIVIPHEPFSKVIIDCVGPLPKTKKGNQYIFTILCPTTRYPIAIPLGNICARNIVKHLLKVFTTYGFLKEIQSDRGTNFTSDLFNETLREFNVKHILASPYHPQSQGALERHHQTLKSLLRKFCMETGTDWDESLDFILFVIREVPNDSLGMSPFEMLFGHKVRGPLQVLKDKMLNNDTLDNVTVGQYVDKLKCNFERVHNFAFNNLKSSQDVMKENFDLKTKIRKFKEGDSVLVYFPTPCSPLQHKFSGPYIIQKCVNNNNYIISTPDRRKSTQLVHVNLIKKYHGNPPVALHCLSDSNVLDFKKYNASAHQSKTPMPHDVDLNHSNDFVSWTDSANQEILQNILVYLQHLPRKQRSQPAELFRKYRSICGDVPQRCSDAEHDIELQPGTRPIRQHYYRTSLEKQQRMKEEVSYLLKNGLATRSTSAWASPCLLVPKPND; encoded by the exons ATGCATATTGCTGACCGTGAGGAAGAGGATTTAAAGAAATCTACTATGTTAGCTGACCATTTTTTcttgatacacaaaacacacaaaggtaCTGAGATGTTTGTAAAGCAAGGCAAAGCAACAGGGTTCAGTGGTGAGAGAAAGGGTGTTAATTATTGTTCATATTGTAAACAACAAGGTCATGacataaatgaatgtaaaaacccaACCTGTAAGAAATCTAAGTTTTTTGGCTCTCAGCTGTCCGACCCCGATGCTGGTAAATATAAAGACAGTAAATTTAGCGTAAAAGGCAAAGGAACTATGCATTGTAGTACGCCTGAAAGTGATGCCTtgtttgctaattatatttcagaGGGTACAGTAACAATACCCAATGGTATTCCTGTTAAAGTAAGAATCTTGCGTGATACTGGGTCAACCCAAAGCATGGTTTTACATAGCGCAGTGCCTACAATTTCTTTGCTTGATGAAAAGGTACTAGTTAGGGATTTAAGTAACACTAACAGTTTGCCTTTAGCAGAGCTTAACTTAAACTGTGAATTTGTATCTGGTAAAGTAAAGATTGCTGTTATCAACACGCCATTCCCTGTACATAATGTTCAAGTATTACTTGGGAATGATTTAGCTGGTCAATTGACTTTGCCTAACCTTATTTTGTATAATCAGCCACTGGATAATAACTCTAATGATTTGGATATCTTTGAACATATCattgaagaaagtaatttcattagtGACTTGGGTGAACATGACATTGAGGAAGTAGAAACTGAAGTAGACACTGATCGATGTGACCCGATTGAGAATTTTGTTGGTGTTGTAACAAGGGCAAAAGCCAAACAAGCTGTGAATGAAGGTGTCCCAGATATAGTAAAGACAAACATTCCCTATACTAATTCTGAATTGATAAACTTACAACGAGCAGATACGACTTTAACTAATGCACTTAAACAAGCTTCCACTAAGGAAGGTAAGGTACCTGGCTATTACTTTGATAAAGGAGTCCTGTTTAGGCTGTACCGACCTAGAAAGCTGTCATCTAATGATACCTGGGCTAATAAAGAACAACTTGTAGTACCATTAACTTTACGTAAGAATATTTTGAGTGTTGCTCATCAAGCAGATTCCCATTTAGGAGTGTCAAAGACTTACAAACGTATAGCTAATGATTTCTTTTGGCCAGGTATGAAACAAGATGTATTTCAATTTGTTAAAGAGTGTCATGTGTGTCAAGTAGTTGGAAAACCTAACAAGGTAATTCCAAAAGCACCCCTCGTGCCAATTGTAATACCACACGAGCCTTTCAGTAAAGTCATAATTGATTGTGTAGGCCCAttgccaaaaacaaaaaaaggtaatcAATATATTTTTACTATACTTTGTCCTACCACTAGATACCCCATTGCAATTCCCCTTGGTAACATTTGTGCTAGAAATATTGTGAAACACCTCCTTAAAGTTTTCACCACTTATGGATTCCTAAAAGAAATTCAGAGTGATCGGGGTACTAATTTCACAAGtgaccttttcaatgaaactctaagagaatttaatgtaaaacatattcttgcATCCCCATATCACCCACAATCACAAGGTGCTCTTGAAAGACACCATCAGACATTAAAATCCTTACTTCGAAAATTTTGTATGGAGACTGGAACAGACTGGGATGAGAGTTTAGACTTTATATTATTTGTCATTAGAGAAGTCCCTAATGATTCCTTAGGTATGTCACCATTTGAGATGTTATTTGGACATAAAGTTAGGGGGCCACTACAAgtacttaaagataaaatgttgaaCAATGATACCTTGGATAACGTAACTGTAGGGCAGTATGTCGataaattgaaatgtaattttgagagagtccataattttgcatttaataacttaaaaagtagtcaagatgtgatgaaggaaaattttgatctaaaaactAAAATTCGTAAGTTTAAAGAAGGGGATTCTGTACTTGTATATTTCCCTACTCCTTGTTCTCCTCTCCAACATAAATTTTCTGGTCCTTATATAATTCAGAAAtgtgtcaataataataattatataatcagtactccagacagaagaaagtcaacccaattagttcatgtaaatctaatcaagaaatatcatggtaatcctccagttgctttgcattgtctatcagactctaatgtattagattttaagaaatataatgcatCAGCACACCAAAGTAAAACCCCAATGCCACATGATGTAGATTTAAATCACTCAAATGATTTTGTTTCTTGGACAGACTCTGCTAACCAGGAAATATTGCAGAATATTCTAGTATATTTACAGCATTTACCCCGAAAGCAGAGGAGCCAGCCAGCAGAATTATTCCGCAAATACAGGAGTATATGTGGGGATGTGCCTCAACGTTGCAGTGATGCTGAACACGACATTGAATTACAACCGGGTACACGACCAATTCGTCAACACTATTACAGGACCAGCCTGGAAAAGCAGCAACGGATGAAGGAGGAAGTGTCGTATTTACTGAAGAATGGACTGGCAACTAGAAGCACATCAGCTTGGGCTTCGCCATGTCTTTTAGTTCCAAAACCAAACG ATTGA